In Cicer arietinum cultivar CDC Frontier isolate Library 1 chromosome 1, Cicar.CDCFrontier_v2.0, whole genome shotgun sequence, one DNA window encodes the following:
- the LOC101491693 gene encoding dicarboxylate transporter 2.1, chloroplastic, with protein sequence MESLALHSLSTFSLHHHHRSQPIFRSPFSLPFNPTSRSTSSIKSSPISQSFTFPSKVSTFNTFSKPHITRFSIQANSTPPPAPPSKSKPIPTILQGAKPIPFVISIAIGLIVRFFVPKPVEVTPQAWQLLSIFLSTIAGLVLSPLPVGAWAFLGLTASVVTKTLSFTDAFSAFTNEVIWLIVISFFFARGFVKTGLGDRIATYFVKWMGKSTLGLSYGLTFSEVLIAPAMPSTTARAGGVFLPIIKSLSLSAGSEPNSPTSKRLGAYLIQNQFQSAGNSSALFLTAAAQNLLCIKLAEELGVIISNPWVTWFKAASVPAIVCLLATPLILYKLFPPEIKDTPEAPAMAAKKLESMGPVTQNEWIMVSTMLLAVSLWIFGETLGIASAVAAMIGLSILLVLGVLDWEDCLNEKSAWDTLAWFAILVGMASQLTNLGIVSWMSDCVANNLRSFSLSWPASLAVLQAAYFFIHYLFASQTGHVGALXXAFLAMHRAAGVPGALAALALGYNTNLFGAITHYSSGQAAVYYGAGYVDLPDIFKIGFIMAVINAIIWGGVGSIWWKFLGFY encoded by the exons ATGGAGAGTCTTGCACTTCACTCACTCTCCACTTTCTcacttcatcatcatcatcgttCACAACCCATTTTCAGATCTCCATTTTCTCTTCCATTCAATCCAACTTCACGTTCAACCTCATCAATTAAATCATCACCAATCTCTCAATCTTTCACTTTTCCCTCCAAAGTTTCAACCTTTAACACTTTCTCAAAGCCCCATATAACTCGTTTCTCAATTCAAGCAAATTCAACACCACCACCAGCACCACCATCAAAATCAAAACCCATACCCACTATTCTTCAAGGTGCAAAGCCTATTCCTTTTGTGATTTCAATAGCCATAGGTCTCATTGTTCGTTTCTTTGTTCCAAAACCAGTTGAAGTTACCCCTCAAGCATGGCAATTGCTCTcaatttttctttcaacaatagCTGGCCTTGTTCTGAGCCCGTTGCCTGTTGGTGCTTGGGCTTTTTTGGGCCTGACAGCATCTGTAGTGACAAAAACTCTTAGCTTTACGGATGCATTTAGTGCTTTCACAAATGAAGTGATTTGGTTGATAGTGATATCGTTTTTCTTTGCACGTGGGTTTGTGAAGACTGGTTTGGGTGATAGAATTGCTACTTACTTTGTGAAATGGATGGGAAAAAGCACTTTGGGGCTTTCTTATGGTTTGACATTTAGTGAGGTTCTTATTGCACCTGCAATGCCTAGTACTACTGCAAGAGCTGGTGGTGTTTTCTTGCCTATTATTAAGTCACTTTCACTCTCTGCAGGGAGTGAACCTAATAGTCCTACTTCTAAGAGGTTGGGGGCTTATCTTATTCAGAACCAATTTCAG TCTGCTGGTAACTCCAGTGCTCTTTTCCTAACTGCTGCAGCTCAAAATCTGCTGTGTATTAAATTAGCAGAGGAGCTTGGGGTGATAATTTCAAACCCTTGGGTTACTTGGTTTAAGGCGGCTAGTGTACCTGCAATTGTTTGTCTTCTCGCTACACCATTGATTTTATACAAGCTCTTTCCCCCTGAAATTAAAGACACACCAGAGGCACCTGCCATGGCTGCAAAGAAACTGGAAAGTATGGGCCCTGTCACTCAAAATGAATGGATTATGGTTTCTACAATGCTTCTAGCAGTCTCTTTGTGGATCTTCGG AGAGACTCTTGGCATAGCAAGTGCTGTAGCTGCAATGATTGGTTTATCGATACTCCTCGTATTAGGAGTCCTTGATTGGGAAGACTGCTTGAATGAAAAGTCGGCATGGGATACGTTGGCTTGGTTTGCAATTCTAGTAGGCATGGCAAGTCAGTTGACAAATCTCGGAATTGTGAGCTGGATGTCTGATTGTGTGGCCAACAATCTTCGGTCATTCTCCTTGAGCTGGCCGGCTTCGTTGGCTGTTCTTCAGGCTGCTTATTTCTTCATCCACTACCTTTTCGCAAGCCAGACTGGACATGTAGGTGCTTTG NNNNNGGCATTCCTTGCCATGCACAGGGCAGCCGGTGTTCCTGGTGCCCTCGCAGCGCTTGCTTTAGGTTATAATACAAATCTTTTTGGTGCAATTACACACTATAGCAGTGGTCAAGCTGCTGTATACTATGGAG
- the LOC101492007 gene encoding bifunctional riboflavin biosynthesis protein RIBA 1, chloroplastic isoform X1, whose product MSTFNLSYSSSLPLTSPRETNHFKRVNDFPHVRLNYKFPSSHNAVCRVKSTLVSGGGDVFSYSNTNDVVTGKDLVVDESIDIKEQPNGTSIVFSVDNNEYDLDSPSEGFASIPEAIEDIRQGKMVVVVDDEDRENEGDLIMAAQLVTPEAMAFIVKHGTGIVCVSMKEEDLDRLELPLMVDSKDNAEKLRTAFTVTVDAKDGTTTGVSAHDRTTTVLALASRESSRGDFNRPGHIFPLKYKDGGVLKRAGHTEASVDLAILAGLDPVAVLCEVVDEDGSMARLPMLRQFAKRENLKIVSIADLIRYRRKIDKLVERSGAARIPTMWGPFSAYCYKSVLDGIEHIAMVKGEIGDGEDVIVRVHSECLTGDIFGSGRCDCGNQLALAMQQIEDSGRGILVYLRGHEGRGIGLGHKLCAYNLQDHGLDTVEANQELGLPVDSREYGIGAQILKDLGVQSMKLLTNNPSKYVGLKGYGLTLSGRIPLLTLITSENKRYLETKRLKMGHVYEDINNTDQSKK is encoded by the exons atGTCTACCTTCAATCTCTCTTACTCTTCCTCACTACCCCTCACATCTCCCCG GGAAACCAATCATTTCAAAAGAGTCAATGATTTTCCACATGTCAGATTGAACTATAAGTTTCCTTCAAGTCACAATGCTGTTTGTAGAGTTAAATCTACATTGGTATCTGGAGGGGGTGATGTATTTTCTTATTCAAATACCAATGATGTTGTCACAGGTAAAGATCTGGTTGTTGATGAATCTATTGATATTAAGGAACAACCTAATGGAACATCCATTGTTTTCTCTGTTGATAACAATGAATATGATTTGGATAGCCCCTCAGAAGGTTTTGCTTCTATCCCTGAGGCCATTGAAGACATTCGACAGGGAAAG ATGGTAGTGGTAGTTGATGATGAAGATAGAGAAAATGAAGGAGATTTGATAATGGCAGCACAATTGGTAACACCTGAAGCTATGGCTTTTATAGTGAAACATGGAACAGGCATAGTTTGTGTAAGCATGAAAGAAGAAGATCTTGATAGATTGGAACTTCCTTTGATGGTGGACAGTAAGGATAATGCTGAAAAACTTCGCACAGCATTCACTGTGACTGTG GATGCTAAAGATGGTACTACCACAGGGGTGTCAGCTCATGATAGAACAACTACAGTTTTAGCCCTTGCATCGAGAGAATCGAGTCGAGGTGATTTCAATAGGCCAGGTCATATATTCCCACTAAAATACAAAGATGGTGGTGTGTTGAAGAGAGCTGGACATACAGAAGCATCAGTTGATCTTGCCATACTTGCTGGTTTGGATCCAGTGGCAGTTCTATGTGAGGTTGTAGATGAGGATGGTTCCATGGCTAGATTACCTATGCTTCGCCAGTTTGCAAAGCGTGAGAATTTGAAAATAGTATCTATTGCTGACTTGATAAG ATATAGAAGAAAGATAGATAAATTAGTGGAACGTTCTGGTGCTGCAAGAATACCTACAATGTGGGGGCCATTCAGTGCATACTGTTATAAGTCTGTGTTAGATGGGATTGAGCATATTGCAATGGTTAAGGGTGAGATTGGAGATGGAGAAGATGTAATAGTGAGGGTACACTCAGAGTGTTTGACAGGAGACATATTTGGTTCTGGAAGATGTGACTGTGGAAATCAGCTAGCACTTGCAATGCAACAAATAGAGGATTCAGGTAGAGGTATACTTGTATATCTACGTGGACATGAAGGAAGGGGTATTGGTTTAGGACACAAACTATGTGCATATAACCTACAAGATCATGGACTTGATACAGTTGAAGCCAATCAAGAATTGGGATTGCCTGTTGATTCTAGGGAGTATGGCATTGGAGCACAg ATACTGAAGGATCTAGGTGTTCAATCTATGAAGTTGTTGACAAACAATCCATCAAAATATGTTGGCCTCAAAGGTTATGGTTTAACTCTTTCTGGTAGGATTCCATTGTTAACTCTCATCACATCAGAGAATAAGAGATATTTGGAGACCAAACGCCTCAAAATGGGACATGTCTATGAAGATATCAACAATACAGATCAATCCAAAAAGTGA
- the LOC101492007 gene encoding bifunctional riboflavin biosynthesis protein RIBA 1, chloroplastic isoform X2 gives MLFVELNLHWYLEGVMYFLIQIPMMLSQMVVVVDDEDRENEGDLIMAAQLVTPEAMAFIVKHGTGIVCVSMKEEDLDRLELPLMVDSKDNAEKLRTAFTVTVDAKDGTTTGVSAHDRTTTVLALASRESSRGDFNRPGHIFPLKYKDGGVLKRAGHTEASVDLAILAGLDPVAVLCEVVDEDGSMARLPMLRQFAKRENLKIVSIADLIRYRRKIDKLVERSGAARIPTMWGPFSAYCYKSVLDGIEHIAMVKGEIGDGEDVIVRVHSECLTGDIFGSGRCDCGNQLALAMQQIEDSGRGILVYLRGHEGRGIGLGHKLCAYNLQDHGLDTVEANQELGLPVDSREYGIGAQILKDLGVQSMKLLTNNPSKYVGLKGYGLTLSGRIPLLTLITSENKRYLETKRLKMGHVYEDINNTDQSKK, from the exons ATGCTGTTTGTAGAGTTAAATCTACATTGGTATCTGGAGGGGGTGATGTATTTTCTTATTCAAATACCAATGATGTTGTCACAG ATGGTAGTGGTAGTTGATGATGAAGATAGAGAAAATGAAGGAGATTTGATAATGGCAGCACAATTGGTAACACCTGAAGCTATGGCTTTTATAGTGAAACATGGAACAGGCATAGTTTGTGTAAGCATGAAAGAAGAAGATCTTGATAGATTGGAACTTCCTTTGATGGTGGACAGTAAGGATAATGCTGAAAAACTTCGCACAGCATTCACTGTGACTGTG GATGCTAAAGATGGTACTACCACAGGGGTGTCAGCTCATGATAGAACAACTACAGTTTTAGCCCTTGCATCGAGAGAATCGAGTCGAGGTGATTTCAATAGGCCAGGTCATATATTCCCACTAAAATACAAAGATGGTGGTGTGTTGAAGAGAGCTGGACATACAGAAGCATCAGTTGATCTTGCCATACTTGCTGGTTTGGATCCAGTGGCAGTTCTATGTGAGGTTGTAGATGAGGATGGTTCCATGGCTAGATTACCTATGCTTCGCCAGTTTGCAAAGCGTGAGAATTTGAAAATAGTATCTATTGCTGACTTGATAAG ATATAGAAGAAAGATAGATAAATTAGTGGAACGTTCTGGTGCTGCAAGAATACCTACAATGTGGGGGCCATTCAGTGCATACTGTTATAAGTCTGTGTTAGATGGGATTGAGCATATTGCAATGGTTAAGGGTGAGATTGGAGATGGAGAAGATGTAATAGTGAGGGTACACTCAGAGTGTTTGACAGGAGACATATTTGGTTCTGGAAGATGTGACTGTGGAAATCAGCTAGCACTTGCAATGCAACAAATAGAGGATTCAGGTAGAGGTATACTTGTATATCTACGTGGACATGAAGGAAGGGGTATTGGTTTAGGACACAAACTATGTGCATATAACCTACAAGATCATGGACTTGATACAGTTGAAGCCAATCAAGAATTGGGATTGCCTGTTGATTCTAGGGAGTATGGCATTGGAGCACAg ATACTGAAGGATCTAGGTGTTCAATCTATGAAGTTGTTGACAAACAATCCATCAAAATATGTTGGCCTCAAAGGTTATGGTTTAACTCTTTCTGGTAGGATTCCATTGTTAACTCTCATCACATCAGAGAATAAGAGATATTTGGAGACCAAACGCCTCAAAATGGGACATGTCTATGAAGATATCAACAATACAGATCAATCCAAAAAGTGA